The Lipingzhangella halophila genomic interval CGACGATGACCCGCCGCGACAGGGCGACCGCGTTCGGGCCGATCAGTGGCCGGGAGCCGGCGAACTCCGCCGCCCAGGTATGGGCGATCAGCGCCGCGTAGAACCGACGGGCGGTCTCCTTGACCGCGGTGTCCCAGGGTACGTCCGGGCCTGGGAGAACCGCGGCGGCCTCGGCCAGGATCTCGTCCACGGCCAGGTCCACGAGGTCCTCGCGGCGTTGCACGTACCAGTAGAGGCTCGTCGCGTGCACCCCGAGCTCGGCGGCGACCTTGCGCATCGTCAGCGCGGAGGCGCCGTCGCGGTCGAGCAGCGCGATCGTCGCGGCGACGATGCGCTCGCGGCTGAGCGCGGGCTGGGATCTGCGCCCCCTCTGCGGTCGGTGGAAGACGCTGTCGAACTGCTGGCCGGGTTGTGGGTCATCCATTCCAACAGAATACTCGGAATCATACTTTGTTGGATGATATCCAACAGTGTATGTTTCTCCGTATGGCTACTCACTTCGCACCAACACGACCGCACCCCTCCGCACCCGCAGCCGACCCGGCGCGCACGACGACCCTTGCGCCGCGCGGCCTCACCGCCTTCTTCCTGATCGCCTTCGCTTTCTCCTGGACCGTCTGGTGGGCCGGCTCCCTCCTGATCGCGGGCGGCAACCCGATGCCTGCCGTGATCATCGGCAGTTTCGGGCCGATGGTGGCGGCGGTAAGCGTCACCGGGGCCACCCAGGGATGGTCCGGGGTGGGCGCCCTCTTGCGGCGCTACGCCCCCCGACGCAGGGGCGGGTTCACGCCCTACGCGATCGCGGTGGTGGTCGTCCTGGCCATCGCGGCCTCCGCGACATTCCCGGTGTTCCTGCAGGAAACATCAGTGGACAGCGCCGCACTGGGTGCGGCCCTGCCGCTGCTGCCCGCCCAGTTCCTGCTCATCGCGCTGGCCGGCGGCGGCAACGAGGAGCTGGGGTGGCGGGGCTTCGCGCTCCCCCGTCTCCAGGGCGCCCTTTCCCCGCTGGCGGCGAACCTGGTGCTCGGATTGACCTGGGCGGTCTGGCACGCCCCGCTGGCCGCCATGGCGGGCACCGCCCAGTCGGACATGTACTTCCCCGCCTACGCCCTGCTCTGCGTCGGTCTCACGGTCGTGCTCGGCTACATCTTCAACTCCGCCCGCGGCGGCGTGTTCGCCACAGTGATCGCGCACGCCGCGATCAACGTCGTCTCAAGCCTCAAGGCCGCCGCGGTGGGCGACCCCGCCGGGCCGGGCGAGGTCGCGCTCGTCGCCCTCGTCGCGGTGGTCCTCGTGGTCGCGACCCGCGGCCGCCTGGGGGCGCGCCAGCCAAACGACGCCGAGCGCTAGAAAACTCCACGGCCAACCACCACCGGTGGGCGGAACAACCGCCCACCGGTACACGCGTCGGCAAAGAGACAGTGCGGCCGTACGGGCACTACGTCAACCGTCTCCGCTGGGCTCTCGCGCCGTCGTGGTGGAGCGCGCCAGCGGGCTCAGGGCCAGCCCCAGCGCCATCGACAGGGCAGCGGCGAGTGGGACGAGACCGACACCCGAGGCGGTCACGGCCCCACCCACCGTCCCACCCAGGGCCGCCCCCACGTAGACGGAGCTGCTGTGGACCGCCATCGCCTGTGCCGCGGTTCGGGCGCCAACCCGGTCGAGCATCAGGGCCTGCAGGGTCGGTGGCACCGCCCACGCGGCGGCCGACCAGAGCACCAGCAGGACGGTGGCGAAGGGGACGGGAACCGGGCGCGCGAGCCAGAGCAGCGCGAACGCGGACATCGCCGCACAGAAGAGCATCCCGGCGGCGAGGAACGCGGGCACCGCCCCGAAGCGGTCCACGAGCCGACCGGAGGCACGCGTGCCGAGAAGCCCACCGATCCCCGAGCACACCAGGAGCACCGCGAGCAGGCCCGGGGTGACACCCGCGAGTCCCGCCAGCACCACCGAGATGTAGGTCTGGAAGGCGAGGTTTCCCGCCACCGTGAGCACTGTGATGAGGAGGATGGCGGCGACGGCCCGGTTCAGCATGGGACGGAGCAGGGTACCGATCGAGCGTTCCTCGTCCTGAGCGTCGGACACCGCGCCGGGCAGTGCGCGGACGAGAACCAGGGCGGCCACGCCGAGCAGCCCACCGAAGACGAACGTCGCCCGCCAGTCGAGGGTTGCTCCGATCCACGTTCCCGCGGGGACGCCGACCAGGATCGCGCCGGTCAGGCCGGTCATGACCGTGGCCAGGTAGCGCCCTCTTCGCCCGGACGGAGCACCGGTGCTGGCAGCCGCCAACGCGCAGGGCAGGACGACCGCCGCGGCCAACGCCGCGATGACCCGAAGCGCCACGAGGGCGGGGAAGGAACCGGCGAGCGGCACCGCGAAGTTCGCCGCCGAGAAGACGGCGAGGGACCCGAGCAGCGCGGTTCTCAGCGGTACCCGGGAGAGCAGGAACGCCCAGAGTGGTGCGGTGAGGGCGTAGACGAGAGAGTAGATGGTCACGAGCTGGCCGGCCGCGGCCTCCGAGACATCCAGGTCGGAAGCGATGGCGGGGAGGACCCCGATGATGATGAAGTCATCCGTCTGGACGGCGAAAGCCGCCAGTGTCAGCGCGGCGAGCCACACGGGGGGTCGTCGGGAGTTGTTCCACACCGCGTTAGGGTAACAACTGTTACCCTAATGCTTGACCCAGGCGAGAGAAGGAGACACCCCGCGCATGCCCAGGACCGCTGATCCGCGACGGCGACGCGAGGTCGTGGACGCGGTGATCACGCAGCTCACCCACACGGGCATCGCGAACGTCTCGCTGCGCGCCCTCGCCGAAGGGTTGGGCCAGAGCACGCGTGTGCTGACCCACCACTTCCCCGACAAGAGCGCCCTCCTCTGGGCGGTCCTGGAGCGGCTCGACGAACTGCAGCACACGGCACTGCGCTCCACCCCGGGATGGGACGACCCCTCGACGCCCGTGTCCCACATCGTTCGGGCGGCCTGGGAACGAAACATGAGGCCGGACGAGATCGCCATGACGCGCCTCATCCGCGAGATCGAGGGACTGGCCGCCGGCGGAAGGCTTCCCGCCGCCGTCCCGGGCTTCGTGCGCGGCCGCGCCGAGTTCGTCGCCTCCTGCCTGGTCGTTCGAGGAGTGCCCAACGAAGCTGCCATGGTCCAGGCGAGCCTGCTCAACGCGGCCTTCAGTGGCCTCGAAGGCGACTACCTCATCACCGGCGATCAGGAGCGGGCCGAGGCCGCGCTCGACAACCTGTGCGCCTGGATCGACACCTACGTTGGGCACTCCCACTCCTCCCGCCCGCGCTGAGGTGTCCGCTTCGCGCCCTACGCGATCGCGGTGGTTGTCGTGCTCGCCGTCGCGGTCGCTACGGCGTCCCCGATGGACCCGAACATGGCGACGCATCCGGGGTCCTGCCGGCCCTAACCTGGAGCTGTGCGTGCGGAGCGGTTGGTGGCGCTGGTGTTCACCCTGCAGAGTCGGCGCAACGCGACTATCGCGGAACTGGCGGAGTCGCTCGGGGTCTCCGAGCGGACCATGCACCGCGACGTCGCCGCACTGCGGGATCTCGGCGTTCCGGTGTGGACCGAAGCCGGGCGCAACGGCGGCATCCGCCTCGTCGACGGGTGGCGCACCCGGATCGACGGGCTCACCTCGCGGGAGGCCGTCGCGCTCTTCGCCATGGGCGCTCCGCGGGCGCTCGCCGAGCTCGGGCTCGGCACCGCGGTCTCCGCGGCGCACGCCAAGGTCTCGGCCACCCTGCCGGCGCCGCTGCGCGAGCAGGCGCAGCACATCTCCGAGCGGTTCCACCTGGACGCCCCGGCGTGGTTCCGCCGCTCGGAGGAGACCGAGCACCTGGCCGGAATGGCCCGCGCGGTGTGGGAGCAGCGGCGCCTGCGGGTGAGCTACCGCCGCAGCGACCGCACCGTCGAACGCGAGCTGGACCCGCTCGGTCTGGTGCTCAAGGCCGGGGTGTGGTATCTCGTGGCCCGCGCGGACGGCAACCTGCGCACCTACCGCGTCAGCCGCGTTACCGGCACCGAGGAACTCGACGATCACTTCGAACGGCCGGCCGGGTTCGACCTCGCGGGCTGGTGGGAGCACTCCTCGGCGCAGTTCGAGAAGTCACTGCAGCGCGTCCCGGTTCGGGTGCGGTTGGGTCCCTTCGGCGCCCGCTCCCTGCCCGCGCTCATCGACACCGACCTCGCAGTCTCGGCCCTCGACAACGCCGGCCCGCCGGACACCGAGGGGTGGCGCGAGGTCGAGCTGCCGCTGGAGGAGGACTCCCAGATCGCGGCCGGGCAGCTTCTCGCCCTCGGAACCGACGTCGAGGTCATCGGGCCGCCCGCCGTGCGGGCGGCGTTCGCCGACACCGCACGGCGGATGGCCGACCGTCACCGGTAACCGGTGGTGTCCGCGGGCTTGTCCTGCCCCGCCACTTCCACCATGTAGCGCCACCCGTCCGGGCGGCTGCCGTCGACGTCGTCGAAGCCGTAGACCTTGGCGAGCTGCCCACTGTTCAGCGTCTGCCCGGAGAAGCGGGCCCTCTCCGGGTCGGCGGCCAGCGCCGCGACCGCGCGCCCGACGAACGTCGGCGACTCCGAGATCGCGAAGTGCGGTTGCTCCTCCAGCGCGTCGCGCCAGGTGTCCTCGGTGACGCCGAAGATGTCCAGCATCGCCTCCGAGCGGATCCAGCCCGGGGTCATCGCCACCGCCGTGCACTCGTGGTCCCGGGTCTCCGCGGCCTGGGCGATGGCGAGGTTGTGGGCGGCCGTCTTGGCGACGTAGAAGGCCAGCGAGGTGCCCTCGCGGAACTTCGCGTTGTACTCGGCGGTGCCGTCGGTCATGTCCACCACCAGACCGCCTGGCTGGCGAATCACCAGTGGAAGGAGGTGGTGGCTGGTGATGATGTGGGAGTCGATCCCGAGCCGGACCATGCGTAGGCTCGCGTCCAGCGAGTGCTCCCACACCGGCGTGGCCCATCCGATGTAGTCGTCGCCGCCCCAGACCCCGTCGACCAGGATGTCGAGCCGCCCGTGCTCGGCGTCGATACGCTCGGCCAGCCCGCGCACCTCATCGGGGTCGAGGTGATCGACGCGGACGGCCACGCCCGAGCCGCCCGCCTCGCCGATGAGATCCACGGTGCCCTCGATCGTCTCCGAACGGTCCACCTCGGAGCGCTCCTCCCGGGTGGTGCGTCCCGTGACGTACACCTCCGCTCCGCTGCGGCCGAGCTCTACCGCGATCGCCCTGCTCGCTCCCCGGGTCCCCCCGGCCACCAACGCCACTTTGCCAGTCAGATCCTTGTTCATACCGGTCACGATCGCAGCGAACCCCGCCACCCACCGTCAGGGTTTCACCGGCGATTTCCCGCCGGTGCCGCCGGGCCCGCGCGGCCACCACCCGGGAGGGCGGGTGGTGGCCGCGCGGGGGCTACACGCGCTCGAACGGTGAGCGCCACACCGGCGGGGGCAGTACAGCCCTGTCGGCGGGCACCACGCACACGAGCGTGGTCACGCCGTGGGTGGCGCTGAAGATGTCGTGGCCCTCCAGCGTGGTCCCGTGGCGCTGGACGTGCACGCCCATAGCGGTCGCCCAGCCACGCAGGGCGGCCATGTCGGCCACCTCGCGGATCTCGCAGTAGGTGGTGCTCATCAGTGCACCCCCACGAGTGCGCGCCTGGCCGGCGGGGTGCTATCCGGCGCGGGTGTGGGTGCGGGCACCCGCACAGCGGGATGGGAGAGGTCCTTCAGGACCAGGCGGCCCAGCCGGCGGGCATCGGTGCGTGTCTGGTCCGGCTCGCGCTGTGCGGCGCGGCGCCGCGCGCAGTGGCCGGCGTCAAGGACATAGGGCCGCACCAACAGCGCACGGGGCGGGACCTCATAGGCCGGCGGCGGCTCGGTGACCGGGATCGGCTGCGCGTAGGGGCGGACGCGAGAGCTACGGATGGGCGCGGGGCTCGGTGCGGCGCGCCGTACATGCCGTCCGGGGCGCCGCGCGGCGCCGACGAGCGCCAGCACGAGCGGGATCACCAACAGGGACAGGTATCGCATAGTGCGACTCCTCGGGGATGTGCCGGCTGGGAGGGCCGGCGGGGAATAGGTTCCTCCATGTTGACTCTGAATCTTCAGGTTTTCAAGTCATCATGGGAAGATGGTTCACCATATCGACCATCACAAACGCCCGCTTCACACTTGAAAGGTTCACGGTGAGTGATTCGCGTAGATCAGACTCCGCTCGTAAAGTCCGAGGTGAGGACCAGAGCGGAGGCAGCGAATTGGCCGACCAGAAGAAGCCGTCTATCCGGCGCCGGCGGCTGTCCGCAGAGCTGAAGCGTGCACGGCGCGACGCCGGGTTGAGCATCGAGCAGGTCGCCGAGATGACCGAGTGGTCGGCAGGCAAGATCTCCAACCTGGAGACCGGCGTCCGGCTCTACCCCTCAGTGATGGAGATCAAAGGCTTCCTCGACACCTACGGCGTGACTGACGAACGGCGTCGCGAGGCCGTCCTGGAGCTGACTCGCAAAGCTCGGGAGAAGGGCTGGTGGACCAAGTACAGCGACGTCTTCACCGATGACTTCCCCGGGTTCGAGGCCGAGGCCAGCACCATCCACACCTACGAACTCGCCCGGATTCCCGGGTTGCTGCAGACTCCCGAGTATGTGGAGCTGCTCATGCGTGCCAGCCTCTACCGCAGCGAGGTAGACGTGAACCGGGCAGTCGAGACACGTCGGCAGCGACAGGAGATCCTCACCAGATCGAACGCCCCGGAGCTATGGGCAGTGATCGATGAGGCGGCACTGCTCCGGTTCCAGACGAATCTGTCCGTGTTCCAAAAGCAGCTCCAGCACCTGATCGACATGGCCGAGGCGGACAACTCCGTGACGATCCAGGTCCTCCCGTTCGCGAGCGGCATGCACGCCGGGCTGCAAGGACCCTTCGTGATCCTCGGCTTCGGCGAAACCATGAGCCCCGTGGTCTACCTGGAAACCGACACCGATGGCCTCTACCTCGAAGAGGCAGAGGACGTAGATCGATACCGCAAGCTGTTCGACCATGTAAGAACCAGCGCACGCCACCCAGAAGCATCGCTTCAGATTCTGAAGAACCTGATTTAGAGGCCGAGATGAAACACCTATTCCCATCCCACCTGGCGTTCCGCAAGTCCAGCTACAGCGACCGGAACAACTGCGTTGAGGTGGCCACCCTCTCCGAGGGCGCAGCCGTCCGCGACTCCCAGAACCCAGAACAGGGCCACATCTCCGTTCCGACTGCTGAGTGGAGCGCGTTCCTGACCGATGTCCAGGCCGGCCGCCTGTAACCCGACCCAATAACGAAGGGCCCCAACCAAACGGTTGGGGCCCTTCGTACCTATTCCCGCGGTCATGCTATCCGCCATGGGAGTGCGCGACCAGACACCGCGCCGTCAGCCTGTCGGCAGCACCGCGCCGGACCCGTCGGTCAGCCGTGGTGTTCCGGGGTGGCGACTGTCGCGGGCGCGGTTGAGCCGCGTACTACTAGTTCCGGCTCGAACCGCAGCCGCTGGTGCACGTGGTCGGCGTCGGAGAGTTCGGAGTGCAGCAGGCGCATGGCCGCCCGGCCCAGCTCGTACTTGGGCTGGGCCACCGTGGTCAGGCCCGGGTGCACGAGACCGGCGACGTCCACGTCGTCGTAGCCCACGACGGAGAGGTCGTCGGGGACGCGCAGCCCCCGCGCGCCCAGGCTCTTGAGGAGTCCCAGGGCGAGCTGGTCGTTGGCGCAGAACGCCGCCTGCGGGCGGCGCCGCGGCCCGCCGGCGAGTACCTCCTCCACCGCCTGTTCGCCGGAGCGCGGATTGAGCTGCGGTGTCTCGACCACCCGGATCGCCCGCTCGGGGGCGAGCCCGCTCTCCTCGCACGCCGCGCGCAGTCCGTCGAGCCGCCGCGCGCACTGCTCGATGCCCAGCGGCCCGCTGACGAACGTGACGCGTTCGTGGCCGAGGCCGATCAGGTGTCGGCCCGCTGCCAGCCCTCCCGCATGGTTGTCGACGGTGACGCTGCACCCCAGGTCCGCACCGACGTCGCCCCGGTCGAGCACCACCCACGGGGTGCCGCGGCCGCGCAGCCACAGCAGGTCGGACATATCGTCATCGACCGGCATCACCACGGCTCCGGCGGCGCGCTGCTCGGCCAGGAGCCGCAGGGAACGGCTCTGCCAGCTCGCCTGCTCGTCGGAGTTGAGCAGCACCACCGCGCGGCCCTCGCCGGCGGCCGCGTCCTGCACGCCCCGCGCGACCTCGGTGAAGAAGGGGTTGGTCACGTCGTGCACGACCAGGCCGATGGAGTCGCTGCGCCCGGAGCGCAGGTTGCTGCCGGAGGAGTTGCGCACGTAGTCGAGCTCGGCGATCGCCTCCTCAACGCGCCGCCGGGTGTCTCCGGCGACCCGTTCCGGCCGGTTGAGCACGTTGGAGACCGTGGCGGGCGAGACGCCGGCGCGCGCGGCGACCTCGTTGATCCCCACCGGACGGCCTGCGGCGCCCCGGACCGGTTCGGGCGCGGCGGGATCGGCGGCGAATGACACAGGAACGCTCCAGGGTTCTCGCTCGAATGCGGGTGGCGACGCGAGGGTGCGCCCCCCGGCGCGACACACCAGTATGCCCATCCTCGCCCCGGGTATTAAAACGTGTCAACGAATTGCGCCCGCGGCTTCCGGACTCGGCGCGGCGCACGGCCAACCTCCCGCGCACTGATGACATTTCGATTTCGTGACGTGGCTGTTCGTAATACTTGGCCAAGTCCTTGACATGCCGTTGTGACCCAGCTTACGTTCAACCGCATATTAGATCGTTTTACAGAGGGGTTGCCATGGCTCAGCGCCCGCCACCGGAACCACCGACGCTGGCACTGGTCGACGTCGCCAAGTCCTTCGGCGCGGTCCACGCCCTGCGCGGACTGTCCATGGACCTGCGCCCGGGCCGGATCCACGCGCTCGTCGGCGAGAACGGGGCCGGCAAGTCCACGGTCGTCAAGACGATCGCGGGGGTGCACGCCCCGGACGCGGGGCACGTGGAGATCGACGGCGCGCGGGTCGAACTCACCAGCCCGGCCGACGCCCAGAACGCCGGCGTGGCCGTGATCTACCAGGAACCCACGCTCTTCCCCGACCTGTCGGTGGCCGAGAACATCTTCATGGGCCGCCAACCGCTCGCCCGCGGGCGCCGCATCGACTACGCGACCATGCGGACGCGCACCGAGGAGCTGTTCGCGCGCCTGGGCGTGCGAATCGACCCGGACCGCCCGGCCAGC includes:
- a CDS encoding TetR/AcrR family transcriptional regulator — translated: MPRTADPRRRREVVDAVITQLTHTGIANVSLRALAEGLGQSTRVLTHHFPDKSALLWAVLERLDELQHTALRSTPGWDDPSTPVSHIVRAAWERNMRPDEIAMTRLIREIEGLAAGGRLPAAVPGFVRGRAEFVASCLVVRGVPNEAAMVQASLLNAAFSGLEGDYLITGDQERAEAALDNLCAWIDTYVGHSHSSRPR
- a CDS encoding TetR/AcrR family transcriptional regulator C-terminal domain-containing protein; this translates as MDDPQPGQQFDSVFHRPQRGRRSQPALSRERIVAATIALLDRDGASALTMRKVAAELGVHATSLYWYVQRREDLVDLAVDEILAEAAAVLPGPDVPWDTAVKETARRFYAALIAHTWAAEFAGSRPLIGPNAVALSRRVIVALHECGCGEETQAVAIRAVSNQILGAATSAVAMRAMRSGPSGAHDDALAAAVSVPDALAVENTYFDQVLDLVVAGIKTRRDT
- a CDS encoding CPBP family intramembrane glutamic endopeptidase; this encodes MFLRMATHFAPTRPHPSAPAADPARTTTLAPRGLTAFFLIAFAFSWTVWWAGSLLIAGGNPMPAVIIGSFGPMVAAVSVTGATQGWSGVGALLRRYAPRRRGGFTPYAIAVVVVLAIAASATFPVFLQETSVDSAALGAALPLLPAQFLLIALAGGGNEELGWRGFALPRLQGALSPLAANLVLGLTWAVWHAPLAAMAGTAQSDMYFPAYALLCVGLTVVLGYIFNSARGGVFATVIAHAAINVVSSLKAAAVGDPAGPGEVALVALVAVVLVVATRGRLGARQPNDAER
- a CDS encoding helix-turn-helix domain-containing protein, which gives rise to MADQKKPSIRRRRLSAELKRARRDAGLSIEQVAEMTEWSAGKISNLETGVRLYPSVMEIKGFLDTYGVTDERRREAVLELTRKAREKGWWTKYSDVFTDDFPGFEAEASTIHTYELARIPGLLQTPEYVELLMRASLYRSEVDVNRAVETRRQRQEILTRSNAPELWAVIDEAALLRFQTNLSVFQKQLQHLIDMAEADNSVTIQVLPFASGMHAGLQGPFVILGFGETMSPVVYLETDTDGLYLEEAEDVDRYRKLFDHVRTSARHPEASLQILKNLI
- a CDS encoding DUF397 domain-containing protein; the protein is MKHLFPSHLAFRKSSYSDRNNCVEVATLSEGAAVRDSQNPEQGHISVPTAEWSAFLTDVQAGRL
- a CDS encoding LacI family DNA-binding transcriptional regulator — its product is MSFAADPAAPEPVRGAAGRPVGINEVAARAGVSPATVSNVLNRPERVAGDTRRRVEEAIAELDYVRNSSGSNLRSGRSDSIGLVVHDVTNPFFTEVARGVQDAAAGEGRAVVLLNSDEQASWQSRSLRLLAEQRAAGAVVMPVDDDMSDLLWLRGRGTPWVVLDRGDVGADLGCSVTVDNHAGGLAAGRHLIGLGHERVTFVSGPLGIEQCARRLDGLRAACEESGLAPERAIRVVETPQLNPRSGEQAVEEVLAGGPRRRPQAAFCANDQLALGLLKSLGARGLRVPDDLSVVGYDDVDVAGLVHPGLTTVAQPKYELGRAAMRLLHSELSDADHVHQRLRFEPELVVRGSTAPATVATPEHHG
- a CDS encoding helix-turn-helix transcriptional regulator, with the protein product MRAERLVALVFTLQSRRNATIAELAESLGVSERTMHRDVAALRDLGVPVWTEAGRNGGIRLVDGWRTRIDGLTSREAVALFAMGAPRALAELGLGTAVSAAHAKVSATLPAPLREQAQHISERFHLDAPAWFRRSEETEHLAGMARAVWEQRRLRVSYRRSDRTVERELDPLGLVLKAGVWYLVARADGNLRTYRVSRVTGTEELDDHFERPAGFDLAGWWEHSSAQFEKSLQRVPVRVRLGPFGARSLPALIDTDLAVSALDNAGPPDTEGWREVELPLEEDSQIAAGQLLALGTDVEVIGPPAVRAAFADTARRMADRHR
- a CDS encoding MFS transporter translates to MWNNSRRPPVWLAALTLAAFAVQTDDFIIIGVLPAIASDLDVSEAAAGQLVTIYSLVYALTAPLWAFLLSRVPLRTALLGSLAVFSAANFAVPLAGSFPALVALRVIAALAAAVVLPCALAAASTGAPSGRRGRYLATVMTGLTGAILVGVPAGTWIGATLDWRATFVFGGLLGVAALVLVRALPGAVSDAQDEERSIGTLLRPMLNRAVAAILLITVLTVAGNLAFQTYISVVLAGLAGVTPGLLAVLLVCSGIGGLLGTRASGRLVDRFGAVPAFLAAGMLFCAAMSAFALLWLARPVPVPFATVLLVLWSAAAWAVPPTLQALMLDRVGARTAAQAMAVHSSSVYVGAALGGTVGGAVTASGVGLVPLAAALSMALGLALSPLARSTTTAREPSGDG
- a CDS encoding SDR family oxidoreductase; protein product: MNKDLTGKVALVAGGTRGASRAIAVELGRSGAEVYVTGRTTREERSEVDRSETIEGTVDLIGEAGGSGVAVRVDHLDPDEVRGLAERIDAEHGRLDILVDGVWGGDDYIGWATPVWEHSLDASLRMVRLGIDSHIITSHHLLPLVIRQPGGLVVDMTDGTAEYNAKFREGTSLAFYVAKTAAHNLAIAQAAETRDHECTAVAMTPGWIRSEAMLDIFGVTEDTWRDALEEQPHFAISESPTFVGRAVAALAADPERARFSGQTLNSGQLAKVYGFDDVDGSRPDGWRYMVEVAGQDKPADTTGYR